Below is a genomic region from Osmerus mordax isolate fOsmMor3 chromosome 22, fOsmMor3.pri, whole genome shotgun sequence.
gacgtgtaCAAGGATGCAATTGCTTGAAATGTAAGATGAAAGCATCCTGGGGGGAAAAAACGACTGTTAGCTCCCTGTCTACAAAAAAAGATACAACTTCTGAGAAAGAAGTTAATGATGATCTAAGATAATCTGAACACTGGCTTTGTGAGTAATTATTGACCGTCCTTCAGAGCATGGAAATATGAGTTGATTTATTTTGACTTCTCTCACGGTGCTATTTCATGTTAAGATGATTAGCCCTGAGAGGAATATTTCGTAAATATGTTCTAcatatgttttttattttaattaggATTGGGAATGTACATTGTTATTCACCATATAAGTCAAGATAATGGTATGGTTCAGCTCTGGGAGCTTTCACCCCTTGTTTCATATGGATATGACACCTTGCCCATTTGTCATCACCATGGCAAACATACTCAATCAGGGTTCTTTGGGAGAAAAGACTGAAATAAGGCCCCCTCAAGTGCTGTAAACAGCCTTTCCTCTCACGTTTGGCATAAACAGCCATCCCCTCTCACAAAGAGGAACATTGTGCAGAGGTAAATTTGTTTTAGCACAACAACAATAGCTACCAAGCTCCTCCATAGTGTGGATCAttaggaggggggttggtttCGATGGGACTCTTCATTCAGCATCATGGAAACAGTATATTTCAAAGTGTCTTTCCCCTCACTGCCTTTCAGGAAGATACCTTAAATTCTTGGTGTGAATATTGAGCATGAGAAATAATTGATAGTTTACCATCCAACTGGTTTAAAATAGATGGCTCATACACTCACCATTATTCAGGATCTTCACAACCAGAGCACTTTCACTACAGATACAGAACAGCTCATCTATTTTTATGCAACACTGTCAAATAAAGTTAGGTGTATCATGAATAAATAATTTCCATAAATATGTTGCACAGCCTCCGGTGTGAAGCTTAATGAAATTAAATGGACAGATGGGTAAGAAAAGAGGCACACTATCATGGGAAAATATGATGCTGTACTATGAGATAATCTCCTTCACAGTGAGCCTCTCTTTGTGTCAGTATTGCACAGTGCAGTCACAGTGTAAAGCAAATCCTGGAATTAATTACATTCCCTCAAGTATCTAAGAGCACTGTCTCACATTTATCACATATGGGCCTATTATATTTCTTATGTTTATATCTCATATTAGATCCCCTCATTACTTGCAAGTTGTATAAAGCCTCAAATATTTTAAATGGGAATGTATTCAATATTGAAACTCCACTATGAAGTCTTTCAAGAGACACTTCAGCAAAGTGGGTTGATAGTGCCTGGTGACAGATGCCTCCCTTGCAACGAGTTTTAATTGGAAATGCTATGGTGCCCCACCTCCTCTCAGCAGCTGTTACCTGTCTGGAACGAGCAACACAGAGACAATGGCCCAAAACATCAGAGACTTCAAAGAGGTGAAGAAAACCTAGGTggataatattttttttgttttactgttcTCGTGATAGATACATACCCCACTGAAACATAGTCAGGAGGACCCAGGCGTAGACAAAATGTGGACAGGTTGATGATCTCCTTCTGCCTTGAAGACAAGGCTGCTTTCTGGGTTGATCACTTACTGTATACAGTACAAGCCAAACAGATCCATAGGTCTTAATCCAACTCACCATGCTGTCTTTGAAAGCAAGCTGAGAGAAGCTATAAGACATTGGAGGGGCTACTTTACCCAGAATTCAGATGTAGGATTGATTCGGTTGTACTTGCCCAGACATGAGAGAGTTTAGTACCCCGTGTCCATGACAACTCATGCTGGTCAGTTTAATCATTCGAGGATTAAAAAGGTCAAATAAACAAAGAATGAGGGGGGTACCAAGCTCCAAATCACACCCCAGACCTGCAAAACTACCTCTCAGACAGAAGGGTTGGAGTTAAACCATCGCAGGAACAAACAGCCATTCAAAGGGTACAGTCTGAGAAATCAGTATGCAGAGAAATGTAGTACATTTTCAGTTGACCCTAAAGAACAATCCTTATGTTGTGCTGTCTTGTAGCATTTCTAAAGCGTAAGTAGACAAATGTACACCTTCACTCTTTGTTGGTAAGAAAACAGCAACACTGCATGCGAACATTACGAATGTccatgctgctgctgttccaAGGCAGATACTCTCAGCCAGTAGTGAGTAATGTGTTATTTTAGTCAGAGGTCAGCTGGACAGATACTCCTTTGTGTCTGTGCAAAGCTCAGGTTCCACCaggacagagaaacacagagagagagagagagagagagagagagagagagagagagagagagagagagagagagagagagagaggggaagagaaagtggGATGGATATACCTACAATATCAAGGAGATCAAAACAAACCACACAACAACAGGATGGATTAGAACTAAGTAAACAACTAGAGAGCCCTATCCAttccatctccgtctctctccctgcccttgtgtgtgtaagttgtgtgtgtgtttaccatctgagtgtgtgtaagtgcggggggagggggcagtacATGTGCTGTACTTgtccaaatgtatttttgtcagTGGTCTTTTGTTGCTGTGAGGACATTTCCAGTACATCCCTGTACACTTCCATGTAATCATCGTGACAGTCATAAAAGCAGTTCCGTGTCATTCCCCTGCTTGTGCCAGAGGTTAATTCTAATTTGTCTGGGGCTCGGCTCAGTCTGGCTGCCATCAAGAATTATCACCTCTAATTGATGAAGTTGGCAAGATACAAATGACTGCTTTTGGACGTGGGACAAACAGGCTCAATTTAGTCCACGGAAGTCATCAAGACGCGGAAGTATCAAGGATTCACCCCCCCATGGACTCACAGTGAACTCTGGTTGCctgtcactctttctctgcACTTAGACATTGAAATAGCATTGGGGGAAAGGAGCTTTACCACAGCAGATCATTCTCAATCTAATAGGATGAGAGGATCTATGTAAACTAAGTGAAAATTAATTGAGTCTATAAAATAGTTAAATGGTAATTTCACTGGTCCAGATGTCCATTTATCCGTATACGTATACTTAGCTTGGGACTCTGAAAACAAGATTTGTTTGCTAATTGATTAATGGCCCAATTAAGTCCCTTAATACAATGCATTGAAATATGACAAGTCAAGTTAGCTTTACCTATTCATTACAATGAAGATTGATACCTGGTATGACCAAGGGGGAAATGGAGATGGAAATGTGTTAGCCTTACTCCACCTCAATTCCTCTGACTGTGGGCATCATTGCATACAGTATTCCACTTTATCTCAAGTTTTGCATGCAAAGAAGTCCTACTCCTTTTTCTAATTGACGTGAAGTGTAGACCAAGTCAGATTATTTGCACATAATTTGCACAAGTGATGTAAAAGGTATTGTATTTAAGCATGGGTGTCTAATGTTAACATGGCATTGATATATTTTAATGTGCCAATACTCACAAATGCTGATTCAGCCAGTGTGTTTGAATATTCAGCTCAGCTCAGCTCTGGTGAAACGCTTTGTTGATTGGAAATACGCTCACAATAATGCTGTGGCAGCATGACAAATTTCACCGAGAAACAGTATAGTTGATGTGTGAGGTAACCTTAAAGTTTTTTAAGAAAAGTAGCTGTATTCAAATTTCTTTCACAACTTTTCAAAGAAGATTATACTCAAAATAATCAAGTCTTAACCATGACTCAACAGAATTCCTCATCAAAATGTGTACAAGAGTGTCAAAATAAtttgaagttgaagaagttgaagaaaatcttttgaaTAAATGTATATATGTTAGGTCTTCCAATCTTACAACAGTTATTTCTCTGAGACAACAGAGCAATCATTTGCTACTTAAATGATTGTTCACTGacagtatgtacacacacttgACATTCTAAGCCTCCTTGTGTCTTTATGGAGTGAGCATCAGTACAGTACAGATAATCTCCATCATGGAGGATATAGGTCTGTAGGCCAGGGATGTCTGTCGGTCACCTGAGAATGTGTACACTCTGTGGGGGATGGAGAGCTCTGATCTGACAATCGTAAGCTGATCGTGGGTGGGGATTGTATCCCCTGGCCTATCCTGAGTGAGAGTTACCCTGAAAGAGGATTACCGGGGCGATGAGAGATGAGACGGCCACTTTGAAGCACACCACAAGACCACTTAGTAGCATGCATGTTTTACATGTTGGAGCGGAAGCCTGAAATTCATGTTTATTGGAGATATTTAATCAGATTGTTACCGATTGTATGGTGTCAGACAATTTAAGACTGTGTTGTCCCTGACTAGTGTAGATTGTTTGTTTAATGAatattgatgttgttgtttgtgtagaATTCGGCAAGGGCCACTCCACATAGAGTAACCGTGATTGTATAGAGTAGGCCTATTGGATTAGGTCAGAGACAGATATAGGATCTCCTGATCCTTACTGTAACTATTAGACATGAGGAGGATGTCAAATAATCCAGGGTTGCCTTCACCCGCCTTGTTGATTGCTATCGTGTCACGTTTGACATGGCACGAACAACACATAGCCTGCCTGGAAGCAGCTTAGAATAGAGTTGACCCCCATGCAGTTAAAAGTAATCATTCTCTGCACCAACTAGACAGGAAAACAGAATTTAAAAGGGGAAAATGTTTGGGGATGGTttctaaataataataaataatcacTCTGACTGACTCATGTCTTCTTCGGAAGTCTCTCAGTCATTTAAGTGTTAAGATACTCCCATCTAGTGGTGAACACCCAGCATAATTTATCTGCTCTCAAAAATTGGATGTTTAGTACTGGAATAAATTGTGGTATATGAGGTATAATTATGGGGTTCCGCTGTTCCCAAATATCTGTGGCCACTGCTATTCTTTCTGCTGTCACACCTATTTAATCTAACTGTATAAAACGAAAACATCTAACTGATTAATGATATCATATTATAATAATATGTCATAAAATTGGAGGAAGCAGGATTGTAGAGTTGAATGATTCCAAACAATTCCGTGCAATACTAGATGAAAGAAAAGTACAAATAAGGGGGATTTTTTATTTGCATAGCCCAGCGGTTTGCCTCCTGAGCCCATGCCAGGTGATGAGTCAGACCCTTGGCAAACCTTTGGAGCTCAGCTAGAGGTAATGGCCAATCACCATGGCAACGGTAAAGCTGAAGGAGCCTGCATGATCTTTCAAAGTTACCGCTCTTTTGCGGGAAGATTGTcatgaaaacaaacaacacaggGCAGAAGAATCTCTTATATATAAATCTTGGTATCTCATTATACTAGGATAAAGTAGTTATTTACCTTGGTGGATTTGTGTCTGTTGTTAGTCATCATCACTTTAGTGTATTATTAGATTTATTGTAGTACATCCTGGTTATTATAATTATCTTGTGTACGAAGGGTCAGATCCAAATTAAATGGCTTCTGTACAGAACAATGTATCACATGtgcggagtcagttggctgagcggtgagggagtcgggctagtaatccgaaggttgccagttcgattcccggtcatgccaactgacgttgtgtccttgggcaaggcacttcaccctacttgcctcgggggaatgtccctgtacttactgtaagtcgctctggataagagcgtctgctaaatgtaaatgtagtctcaACATACCTCACTGCAAATGGAATGGAGTggaagacaggcaagcagggaggcagggaggcaggtagacaggcagacaagcagacagacaggcagacaagaaggcaggcaggcagttgaTCTGACAACAATgagtacacacattttctttagaCAGAGGCTGTGTTTCAGTCAACAATGGTTCACTGTTGTGATGGCATGAGAAGTTTATAGCAGAGGAGACAAAGAAACTTCTATCATGTCATAAATAGTACTTTCACTAAACATGGCAAACAGCTTCCTGACTGGAATGAAAATGTGACACCAGTGAGCAAGGGCTTGCGGGGGAGGATGAAGTGAGTCCAGCAACCATCCAGTGTTGAATTAAACTTCACTGTCTTTTTGAATGTTAATTTTTAATTTCATAATTGCAGCAAACTGTGTGCTGACTGTCGATGCATAACATAATGGTTCTATGGTTCACATAACATCTGACGGTAGTCTTCAACCAACAATGCTTCCATTACACCTTCAATTTAGTTTGCTTTCAGATCAACAACCATACATCCAGTAGGGCAGACAAGGTTCGAGCGACATTTGGCCTGAGAGCGTTGGGCATCGGTAGCTGTGCCTGCTTGGTACTTCATGGGTGCATAGGGCACACGTCTGGCCAACTCCACCAGAGAAAAGAATCTCTTCATTGACATGCAGAACCATCCGTTTCCTCTAAAACAGAGCATTGTTACAAAGCAGTAGCCTGATTGAGAAAACAGGGGTGGGAATGGTAACGGCCATAATGGTCCAGCCTGATTAAAAGGAATTGCCATGCATAGATAATGGTCTATACATTGAAGACTTTAAATGACTGAGGCACATGTTTAcaggcttgtttgtttgttttttccttGATTGGATTTGATGGGGTCCTTTTATCTAGGTGTTGTACTCTGTCATTACTCTTGTACACAATGGAAATAACATGGCCAATGGCTACTGCAATCAAATACATTAATATGGAATAAAAAGTAGTTGGTCAAATAAAACTCAGGTATGGAATACAGCATGTCATCAATAACTGCCAATTGTACATATTTCTGCAATGCAATACATTGTGTAAATTATCTATTTGGAAAACAAATTCAAAAACCTTTCCACATAAGTTAAAACTATCTTTTTGGTTAAACATTTAAATGGTGCTAAAAGCCTGCGTACCCATCAATAGTCACTTGTATGTGGGCCCAGTGGagtgagagggatgagaggaggctaTTGGTTAGTGAGCTGGACTGGCAGGGCTCCTGGCCACAGTCCTGGCCCTCCTCACCCCAACTATAAAAGCCAATGCTCCGTCCCTCCGTCACTAGTCACTCTGATAAGGAAACAACCCCTGCTCCCGTCCAAGGCAAACAGGTAAGTCAAGATTGATCTCTATTATTATTTCGGCCACATTGTTTTCGTATGCACATGCATATCAAGAAATACTGTAATATTGTAGTTTGTGAAATGTATTTAGAGTTGTTTTTGAATATAAATAAGCAGTGATCTTTAACTGCTAAAGGAATACTTTCAGAGAAATTCAAATACGAATTGCATTTGCTTGTGTGAATATGCTATTTGTGGTATATTATCAATATACATTAACATTTGACTGTGTTTTTGAACAAGTTCCTGGTTGATATTCTAGTATTACAGTATTACAGCGATGACTGACCTGGAAAACTCCCTGGCCACAATTATCGATGTGTTTCACAAGCAtgcagagaaagaaggggacAAGCATAAACTAAAGAAAAGTGAACTAAAGGACTTGATAAATGATGAATTACCAAATCTGGTTGGGGTAAGTTACAGTAAAACGTATACTATGCAATAAATCTTTTAAAAAGTCAGACAATATTGATGTTCTGGTTTGCCCTCAGCAAGTGAAAGACCAAGCCACTATGGACAGTTTAATGGAGAGCCTGGATTCAGACGGAGACTCAGAGTGTGACTTCCAAGAGTTCATGACTTTCATCACCATGGTTGCCGTCTGTTGCCATGAGTTCTTTGAGCACCATGAAGACGAGTAGCCACCAGAAAATAAAGATGGGAAAACTAGTAAATTATGAGAAAAAAATGGAGTCGCCAACAGAAAATCCAGTACAAactttggatagtttttgataGGGTTTCATATCGTATAACCTGTTGATGTAGAGAGCTAAAGCTTCTTTTTATTACCAATGTTTGATCTTTGTTTTTGCTCTAGTTTGATAATCATAACAGATATTGAGTCAAACTGGTGTTAGCTTATCATGATACTTCAGTGAAACAGTTTTGTCTTCTATTTTCTATAACACTTTTCCTGATTAGTAAGTGATTTTGGTTAAATATACAGACGTTTATACTGCCAGTACAGTATACAGTCTATTGTTTGCTACCCAATAGCTTATACATCTATATATCTGCATTATATGTTGCAAATCATTACATCACCATTATGTAAGTCAAATGATGACTCAATACAAATGTCAGTTGTATGAGTCCTCATGCGGTCTAACACAGCAAAtactgtcagaataaaaaaaaaacaagttcaAACCAACTTCAAATTGGGACATATTGTATAATTTATTCTGCCTCAAGATGGCAGTGTTGCGATATGAGCAAAGAACAACCAA
It encodes:
- the s100b gene encoding protein S100-B, which produces MTDLENSLATIIDVFHKHAEKEGDKHKLKKSELKDLINDELPNLVGQVKDQATMDSLMESLDSDGDSECDFQEFMTFITMVAVCCHEFFEHHEDE